In Vitis riparia cultivar Riparia Gloire de Montpellier isolate 1030 chromosome 19, EGFV_Vit.rip_1.0, whole genome shotgun sequence, the following proteins share a genomic window:
- the LOC117908242 gene encoding uncharacterized protein LOC117908242: MKAYAIVLIACGSAAIAIVVLCCLCMGGRQRKRPTVERSVARPSARGMERGQNSQNVGSKDGEMVIFAGAGAAIATTSVVTASSGDDGGGGCGGCGGCGGCGG, translated from the coding sequence ATGAAAGCATATGCTATTGTTCTCATAGCTTGCGGGTCTGCGGCCATAGCAATTGTAGTATTGTGTTGTCTGTGCATGGGAGGCAGACAAAGGAAACGCCCGACTGTAGAGAGGAGTGTAGCTCGCCCGTCAGCTCGAGGTATGGAAAGGGGACAGAACTCCCAAAACGTTGGCTCAAAAGATGGTGAAATGGTGATTTTTGCAGGAGCAGGTGCTGCTATAGCCACTACTAGTGTTGTAACTGCTAGCAGTGgtgatgatggtggtggtggttgtgGTGGCTGTGGTGGCTGCGGTGGCTGTGGTGGATGA